Proteins from a genomic interval of Arachis hypogaea cultivar Tifrunner chromosome 10, arahy.Tifrunner.gnm2.J5K5, whole genome shotgun sequence:
- the LOC112715166 gene encoding probable LRR receptor-like serine/threonine-protein kinase At5g10290 isoform X1 yields the protein MIQVEMDFIVLFLLLATLCSSELENNSQEEALYALKLSLNASKNQLTNWNRDQVSPCTWSNVYCDPSGNIYQVSLAFMGFTGYLTPRIGALKGLQTLVLNGNGITGGIPKELGNLTRLVRLDLQNNRLTGEIPSSLGNLKKLQFLTLSQNNLNGSIPESLANLPSLINVLLDSNDLSGQIPEGLFNVSKYNFTGNKLNCGMNYRKLCAYDIADQAGSSHKPKTGIIVGIVLGLVVLICLGGLLFFWRKSYKRDVYVDVAGEVDGRIAFGQLKRFAWRELQIATDNFSERNVLGQGGFGKVYKGVLPDGTKIAVKRLTDYESPGGDAAFQREVEMISVAVHRNLLRLIGFCTTPTERLLVYPFMQNLSVAYRLRELKPGEAVLDWPTRKKVALGTARGLEYLHEQCNPKIIHRDVKAANVLLDGDFEAVVGDFGLAKLVDVRRTNVTTQVRGTMGHIAPEYLSTGKSSEKTDVFGYGIMLLELVTGQRAIDFSRLEEEDDVLLLDHVKKLEREKRLDAIVDRNLKQNYKIEEVEMIVQVALLCTQASPEDRPAMSEVVRMLDGEGLAERWEEWQHVEVNRRQDYERLQRRLGWGEDSINNQDAIELSGGR from the exons ATGATACAAGTAGAAATGGATTTCATAGTATTGTTTTTGCTATTGGCTACACTATGTTCTTCAGAGCTTGAAAATAATTCACAAG AGGAAGCCCTATATGCATTGAAGTTATCATTGAATGCTTCAAAAAATCAGCTTACTAACTGGAATAGAGACCAAGTCAGCCCGTGCACTTGGTCTAATGTTTACTGTGACCCAAGTGGCAATATTTATCAAGT TTCACTAGCATTTATGGGATTTACAGGATACTTGACACCAAGAATAGGAGCATTAAAAGGTCTTCAAACTCT TGTTCTAAATGGGAATGGCATCACTGGAGGTATACCAAAAGAATTAGGAAACCTTACAAGATTAGTCAGATTGGATCTGCAAAACAACAGATTAACCGGTGAAATACCCTCTTCCCTTGGTAACCTTAAAAAGCTTCAGTTCTT AACATTGAGTCAAAACAACCTCAACGGATCTATTCCTGAATCATTAGCCAATCTTCCAAGCCTGATCAATGT TCTTCTAGATTCAAATGATCTCAGTGGTCAGATTCCAGAAGGCTTATTCAATGTTTCTAAATACAA TTTCACTGGAAATAAGTTGAACTGTGGCATGAATTATCGTAAACTTTGTGCCTATGATATTGCAGACCAAG CAGGTTCATCGCATAAACCGAAAACTGGCATCATTGTTGGAATAGTTTTAGGTTTAGTTGTTCTTATTTGTCTTGGTGGTCTACTGTTCTTCTGGCGCAAGAGCTACAAGCGTGATGTTTACGTAGATGTTGCAG GTGAAGTTGATGGGCGAATTGCATTTGGTCAGCTGAAAAGATTTGCTTGGAGAGAACTGCAAATAGCTACAGACAACTTTAGTGAGAGAAATGTTTTAGGACAGGGAGGCTTTGGGAAGGTTTATAAAGGTGTTCTACCCGATGGCACAAAAATTGCTGTTAAAAGGTTAACCGATTATGAAAGTCCTGGTGGAGATGCTGCTTTCCAGCGTGAAGTTGAGATGATAAGTGTAGCTGTCCATAGGAACTTGTTACGGCTGATTGGGTTCTGTACGACTCCAACGGAGCGCCTATTAGTCTATCCCTTCATGCAGAACCTAAGTGTTGCCTATCGTCTTCGAG AACTTAAACCTGGGGAGGCTGTTTTGGATTGGCCTACGAGAAAAAAAGTGGCTCTGGGAACAGCCCGAGGCCTAGAATATCTTCATGAGCAATGCAATCCTAAGATTATCCATCGGGATGTGAAGGCAGCTAATGTATTACTGGATGGAGACTTCGAGGCAGTTGTAGGAGACTTCGGTTTAGCAAAGTTAGTTGACGTTCGAAGGACTAATGTGACAACTCAAGTTCGTGGGACCATGGGCCACATAGCTCCTGAATACTTGTCCACTGGAAAATCTTCAGAAAAGACTGATGTCTTCGGATATGGAATAATGCTTCTAGAGCTTGTTACAGGTCAACGTGCAATTGACTTTTCACGTTTGGAAGAGGAAGACGATGTGCTGTTGCTTGACCAT GTTAAGAAACTTGAACGGGAGAAAAGACTAGATGCTATTGTTGATCGCAACCTGaaacaaaattacaaaatagaaGAAGTTGAAATGATTGTTCAAGTTGCATTACTCTGCACACAAGCATCACCAGAGGACCGACCAGCAATGTCGGAGGTCGTGAGAATGTTGGACGGAGAAGGACTGGCCGAAAGGTGGGAGGAATGGCAACACGTAGAGGTCAACCGGAGGCAGGATTACGAGAGACTGCAAAGAAGATTGGGGTGGGGAGAAGATTCAATAAATAACCAAGATGCCATTGAGTTGTCTGGTGGAAGATGA
- the LOC112715166 gene encoding probable LRR receptor-like serine/threonine-protein kinase At5g10290 isoform X2, with protein MIQVEMDFIVLFLLLATLCSSELENNSQEEALYALKLSLNASKNQLTNWNRDQVSPCTWSNVYCDPSGNIYQVSLAFMGFTGYLTPRIGALKGLQTLVLNGNGITGGIPKELGNLTRLVRLDLQNNRLTGEIPSSLGNLKKLQFLTLSQNNLNGSIPESLANLPSLINVLLDSNDLSGQIPEGLFNVSKYNFTGNKLNCGMNYRKLCAYDIADQGSSHKPKTGIIVGIVLGLVVLICLGGLLFFWRKSYKRDVYVDVAGEVDGRIAFGQLKRFAWRELQIATDNFSERNVLGQGGFGKVYKGVLPDGTKIAVKRLTDYESPGGDAAFQREVEMISVAVHRNLLRLIGFCTTPTERLLVYPFMQNLSVAYRLRELKPGEAVLDWPTRKKVALGTARGLEYLHEQCNPKIIHRDVKAANVLLDGDFEAVVGDFGLAKLVDVRRTNVTTQVRGTMGHIAPEYLSTGKSSEKTDVFGYGIMLLELVTGQRAIDFSRLEEEDDVLLLDHVKKLEREKRLDAIVDRNLKQNYKIEEVEMIVQVALLCTQASPEDRPAMSEVVRMLDGEGLAERWEEWQHVEVNRRQDYERLQRRLGWGEDSINNQDAIELSGGR; from the exons ATGATACAAGTAGAAATGGATTTCATAGTATTGTTTTTGCTATTGGCTACACTATGTTCTTCAGAGCTTGAAAATAATTCACAAG AGGAAGCCCTATATGCATTGAAGTTATCATTGAATGCTTCAAAAAATCAGCTTACTAACTGGAATAGAGACCAAGTCAGCCCGTGCACTTGGTCTAATGTTTACTGTGACCCAAGTGGCAATATTTATCAAGT TTCACTAGCATTTATGGGATTTACAGGATACTTGACACCAAGAATAGGAGCATTAAAAGGTCTTCAAACTCT TGTTCTAAATGGGAATGGCATCACTGGAGGTATACCAAAAGAATTAGGAAACCTTACAAGATTAGTCAGATTGGATCTGCAAAACAACAGATTAACCGGTGAAATACCCTCTTCCCTTGGTAACCTTAAAAAGCTTCAGTTCTT AACATTGAGTCAAAACAACCTCAACGGATCTATTCCTGAATCATTAGCCAATCTTCCAAGCCTGATCAATGT TCTTCTAGATTCAAATGATCTCAGTGGTCAGATTCCAGAAGGCTTATTCAATGTTTCTAAATACAA TTTCACTGGAAATAAGTTGAACTGTGGCATGAATTATCGTAAACTTTGTGCCTATGATATTGCAGACCAAG GTTCATCGCATAAACCGAAAACTGGCATCATTGTTGGAATAGTTTTAGGTTTAGTTGTTCTTATTTGTCTTGGTGGTCTACTGTTCTTCTGGCGCAAGAGCTACAAGCGTGATGTTTACGTAGATGTTGCAG GTGAAGTTGATGGGCGAATTGCATTTGGTCAGCTGAAAAGATTTGCTTGGAGAGAACTGCAAATAGCTACAGACAACTTTAGTGAGAGAAATGTTTTAGGACAGGGAGGCTTTGGGAAGGTTTATAAAGGTGTTCTACCCGATGGCACAAAAATTGCTGTTAAAAGGTTAACCGATTATGAAAGTCCTGGTGGAGATGCTGCTTTCCAGCGTGAAGTTGAGATGATAAGTGTAGCTGTCCATAGGAACTTGTTACGGCTGATTGGGTTCTGTACGACTCCAACGGAGCGCCTATTAGTCTATCCCTTCATGCAGAACCTAAGTGTTGCCTATCGTCTTCGAG AACTTAAACCTGGGGAGGCTGTTTTGGATTGGCCTACGAGAAAAAAAGTGGCTCTGGGAACAGCCCGAGGCCTAGAATATCTTCATGAGCAATGCAATCCTAAGATTATCCATCGGGATGTGAAGGCAGCTAATGTATTACTGGATGGAGACTTCGAGGCAGTTGTAGGAGACTTCGGTTTAGCAAAGTTAGTTGACGTTCGAAGGACTAATGTGACAACTCAAGTTCGTGGGACCATGGGCCACATAGCTCCTGAATACTTGTCCACTGGAAAATCTTCAGAAAAGACTGATGTCTTCGGATATGGAATAATGCTTCTAGAGCTTGTTACAGGTCAACGTGCAATTGACTTTTCACGTTTGGAAGAGGAAGACGATGTGCTGTTGCTTGACCAT GTTAAGAAACTTGAACGGGAGAAAAGACTAGATGCTATTGTTGATCGCAACCTGaaacaaaattacaaaatagaaGAAGTTGAAATGATTGTTCAAGTTGCATTACTCTGCACACAAGCATCACCAGAGGACCGACCAGCAATGTCGGAGGTCGTGAGAATGTTGGACGGAGAAGGACTGGCCGAAAGGTGGGAGGAATGGCAACACGTAGAGGTCAACCGGAGGCAGGATTACGAGAGACTGCAAAGAAGATTGGGGTGGGGAGAAGATTCAATAAATAACCAAGATGCCATTGAGTTGTCTGGTGGAAGATGA